One window from the genome of Pedobacter schmidteae encodes:
- a CDS encoding pitrilysin family protein, with amino-acid sequence MKHKLLLLVCLLIAGSSLMAQSTYQWKTATSGGYTYKYVTNDPTKARFYTLKNGLTVVLSQNTKEPIIEFRLAVRAGSNTDPKTATGLAHYLEHLLFKGTDKFGTLDYAREKPLLDKISTLYEQYHDTTDPEKRKAIYAEIDKTSGEASNYSIANEYDKMMKSIGGNSTNAHTWYEETVYNEDFPSNATNQFLALQAERFRNPVFRIFHTELEAVYEEKNRGLDNDGWKVQEKTAEKLFPTHNYGQQTTIGTIEHLKNPSLVEIRKYYNKYYVPNNMIIAFAGDFNPDEMIKKVDQSFAYMKPKPFELYNPAPEKPLTAIQKIDVYGPSAESVKISYRGYAESTTQSMLLDLISSILSNGKAGLIDINLQQQQKVQGARAGYQQMKDYGVFSLDAQPKQGQTLEQAQQLLLDQINILKKGNFDESLIKATVANSKLGLLQAFDKNSFRVEAFTNEFILNRGTNWDKSLNNPDAMAKITKKQVIEFANQFFKDNYVVTYKHQGEDKSIAKVEKPAITPVKTNATETSPFAKNLYAMAVKPIAPKFLDYKKDLNFGKEAIADVITVQNKDNSIFSLTYKFDLGAWNYQLLPYAAQYLSFLSTDKYSAEEINKQFYNIACNYSFNVGNETSSITITGLQENFDKAVSLVEHIFANCKANEQTLAELKTRILKGRANSKLNKSNILSGLTTYAQYGANNPFNYTLSNDAVKNITADQLVSLIRNINNYKHTITYFGPKTLPAFTADISKLHALPKEFTPEAPAKKFTYTPTNTNQVWFADYDMVQSEVRWLRNSGTYDPAQAAKVTLFNSYFGGGMGSIVFQTIRESKALAYSTFAVFSAPDKKDKEYAMVAYVGSQADKMNEAIKGMNELLNDLPRADKSFEVSKGNAINAIETDRITNEGIIGAYFKDKKLGFDHDSRIDEYVALKPLTFGDIKTFHEQKVANKPYNYCIVASEKNVKMEDMQKFGPVTKLTLEQIFGY; translated from the coding sequence ATGAAACACAAACTATTATTGCTTGTCTGCTTACTGATTGCAGGTTCAAGCCTGATGGCACAATCTACCTATCAGTGGAAAACCGCCACATCCGGTGGTTATACTTACAAGTATGTCACCAACGACCCTACCAAAGCTCGTTTTTACACCCTAAAAAACGGACTTACCGTAGTGCTTTCGCAAAACACCAAAGAGCCGATTATCGAATTTCGCCTGGCTGTAAGAGCGGGAAGTAATACCGACCCAAAAACAGCAACTGGTTTGGCCCATTACCTGGAGCATTTACTGTTCAAAGGAACCGACAAATTTGGCACCTTGGATTATGCCAGAGAAAAACCTTTACTGGATAAAATATCGACGCTTTATGAACAATATCACGACACAACCGATCCGGAAAAACGTAAAGCCATATATGCCGAGATAGACAAAACATCGGGCGAAGCCTCAAATTATTCTATTGCCAACGAATACGATAAAATGATGAAATCTATTGGCGGCAACTCTACCAATGCCCATACCTGGTACGAGGAGACAGTTTACAATGAAGATTTCCCATCCAATGCCACCAATCAGTTTCTGGCCCTGCAGGCAGAACGTTTCCGCAATCCGGTATTCCGCATTTTTCATACTGAGCTGGAAGCCGTTTATGAAGAGAAGAACCGTGGCTTAGACAACGACGGCTGGAAGGTTCAGGAAAAAACAGCCGAAAAATTGTTCCCTACACACAACTATGGTCAGCAAACCACCATCGGAACCATTGAGCACCTAAAAAACCCTTCATTGGTCGAGATTAGAAAATATTACAACAAGTACTACGTACCCAACAACATGATTATAGCTTTCGCCGGCGATTTTAATCCCGATGAAATGATTAAAAAAGTTGATCAGTCATTTGCTTACATGAAGCCAAAACCATTTGAACTGTACAATCCTGCGCCCGAAAAACCACTTACAGCGATCCAGAAAATTGATGTATACGGACCTAGCGCCGAAAGCGTAAAAATCTCGTACAGAGGCTATGCCGAAAGCACAACCCAAAGCATGTTACTGGATCTGATTTCGAGCATCCTTTCTAACGGCAAAGCTGGTTTAATAGACATCAACTTACAACAACAGCAAAAAGTTCAGGGTGCCAGAGCAGGCTACCAGCAAATGAAAGACTATGGCGTGTTCTCTTTAGATGCACAACCTAAACAAGGCCAAACCCTTGAGCAGGCACAGCAGCTATTGCTGGATCAGATCAATATCCTTAAAAAAGGAAACTTTGATGAAAGCCTGATCAAAGCCACCGTAGCCAACAGCAAACTGGGCTTACTACAGGCCTTCGACAAAAACAGTTTCCGTGTAGAAGCCTTTACCAACGAGTTTATATTAAACCGCGGTACAAACTGGGATAAGAGCTTAAATAACCCTGATGCTATGGCCAAAATCACTAAAAAACAGGTGATAGAATTTGCCAATCAGTTCTTCAAAGACAACTATGTGGTGACTTACAAACACCAGGGAGAAGACAAAAGCATTGCTAAAGTTGAAAAACCTGCCATTACCCCTGTAAAAACCAATGCAACAGAAACCTCGCCATTTGCCAAAAACTTATATGCCATGGCGGTAAAACCAATTGCACCTAAATTTTTAGACTATAAAAAAGATTTGAATTTTGGTAAAGAAGCTATTGCAGATGTAATTACAGTTCAAAACAAAGACAACAGCATTTTTAGTCTGACCTACAAGTTTGACCTGGGTGCCTGGAATTATCAGTTACTGCCTTATGCAGCACAGTACCTTAGTTTTTTAAGTACCGATAAATATAGCGCGGAGGAAATCAACAAACAGTTTTATAACATTGCCTGCAACTATAGTTTCAATGTAGGCAACGAAACCAGCAGTATAACCATCACCGGTTTACAGGAGAATTTTGATAAAGCGGTAAGCCTGGTGGAGCATATTTTTGCCAATTGCAAAGCCAATGAGCAAACCCTGGCCGAACTTAAAACACGTATCCTGAAAGGGAGGGCCAACAGCAAGCTTAATAAAAGCAATATCTTAAGTGGCTTAACCACCTATGCGCAGTATGGTGCCAACAACCCTTTCAACTATACATTAAGCAACGATGCGGTAAAAAATATCACTGCCGATCAGTTGGTATCCCTGATCCGCAACATCAACAACTACAAGCATACCATTACTTATTTCGGGCCTAAAACATTACCTGCTTTTACTGCCGACATCAGCAAACTGCATGCATTGCCTAAGGAGTTTACGCCAGAAGCACCTGCAAAAAAATTCACTTATACACCTACCAATACCAATCAGGTATGGTTTGCCGATTACGACATGGTACAATCGGAAGTAAGGTGGTTGCGCAACAGCGGAACTTACGATCCGGCACAGGCTGCAAAGGTAACCCTGTTTAATAGCTATTTTGGTGGTGGTATGGGCTCTATTGTATTCCAAACCATCCGCGAATCGAAAGCATTGGCTTATTCAACTTTTGCCGTTTTCTCTGCACCGGATAAAAAAGACAAAGAATACGCAATGGTAGCTTATGTGGGTAGCCAGGCCGATAAAATGAATGAGGCGATAAAGGGCATGAATGAATTACTGAACGACCTGCCAAGGGCCGATAAATCGTTTGAAGTATCAAAAGGCAATGCCATTAATGCCATTGAGACCGACAGGATTACCAACGAAGGTATCATTGGCGCTTATTTTAAGGACAAAAAACTAGGCTTTGACCACGATTCAAGAATAGATGAATATGTAGCTTTAAAACCTTTAACTTTTGGCGACATCAAAACTTTCCATGAGCAAAAAGTAGCTAACAAACCCTACAACTATTGTATCGTAGCTTCCGAGAAAAATGTAAAAATGGAAGACATGCAAAAATTTGGCCCTGTAACCAAATTAACATTAGAGCAGATTTTCGGGTACTAA
- the surE gene encoding 5'/3'-nucleotidase SurE — protein sequence MKKQHARPNILVVNDDGITAPGIKNLIEVMMEIGHVVVVAPDGPQSGMGHAITIGKPLRFDAVDLYPGVEMYKCSGTPVDCVKLAVNKIFKGKKPDLCVSGINHGLNNSINVIYSGTMSAAVEGAIEQIPSIGFSLDDFSHQADFSHCKKFIKTISEQVLAHGLPPATLLNVNFPKGDNLKGIKICRQANAKWAEEFDERKDPYDRPYYWLTGVFQNNDKGEDTDVWALEHGYVSVVPVQFDLTAHHAIPVLNSWTFDVPGMVQSAQTEGRKIAAPDGPSLG from the coding sequence ATGAAAAAACAGCACGCAAGACCCAATATTTTAGTAGTGAATGATGATGGTATTACCGCTCCGGGAATAAAAAATCTGATTGAGGTAATGATGGAGATTGGTCATGTAGTGGTGGTGGCGCCCGATGGCCCGCAATCGGGAATGGGACATGCCATTACCATCGGAAAGCCCCTGCGTTTTGACGCTGTAGATTTGTATCCAGGTGTAGAAATGTACAAATGTTCGGGTACACCGGTAGATTGTGTAAAGTTGGCGGTAAATAAGATATTTAAGGGCAAAAAGCCCGATCTTTGCGTTTCAGGTATCAATCATGGCTTGAACAATTCTATCAATGTGATTTATTCCGGTACCATGTCGGCCGCTGTTGAAGGTGCCATTGAGCAGATTCCTTCTATAGGCTTTTCGCTGGATGATTTTTCTCACCAGGCAGATTTTAGCCACTGTAAAAAATTCATTAAAACGATTTCGGAGCAGGTATTGGCGCATGGGTTGCCGCCGGCAACTTTGTTGAATGTGAACTTCCCGAAAGGCGATAACCTGAAGGGTATAAAAATATGCAGACAAGCCAATGCAAAATGGGCGGAAGAGTTTGATGAGCGCAAAGATCCTTACGATCGCCCGTATTACTGGCTTACCGGTGTTTTTCAGAACAACGACAAAGGTGAGGATACCGACGTATGGGCCCTTGAACATGGATATGTGTCGGTCGTTCCCGTACAGTTTGATCTGACGGCCCACCATGCTATTCCGGTGTTGAACAGCTGGACATTTGATGTGCCGGGAATGGTTCAGTCCGCACAAACCGAAGGACGGAAAATAGCTGCTCCGGATGGCCCTTCACTTGGTTAG
- a CDS encoding stationary phase survival protein SurE yields MEIRNRLAELKNSVFIGLGIGIIVPGILLSIVWYLMHRFAFLAKADLLLIGCIAVNALFMHYFFKLNKENIGRGIISATFVWAFAFFFYKITRS; encoded by the coding sequence ATGGAGATCAGGAATCGTTTGGCCGAACTTAAAAATTCGGTGTTTATTGGCCTGGGTATCGGAATAATTGTTCCGGGTATATTGCTTTCGATAGTGTGGTACCTGATGCACCGGTTTGCTTTTTTGGCAAAGGCCGATCTGCTGTTGATTGGCTGTATTGCTGTAAATGCCTTGTTTATGCATTATTTTTTTAAGCTGAATAAAGAAAATATTGGTCGGGGCATTATCAGTGCCACCTTTGTATGGGCCTTTGCATTCTTTTTTTATAAAATTACCCGTTCATGA
- the lpxB gene encoding lipid-A-disaccharide synthase, whose amino-acid sequence MKYYLVAGEASGDLHGANLMKALKAGDAAAEFRYYGGNKMKAEGGVLDKHYAEMAFMGFTEVLLNIRTIFKNLKACKAAIWAYQPDVLILIDFPGFNLKIADFAKENGIKVCYYISPKVWAWNQKRVLKIKRIVDKMFCILPFEVAFYKGWGMEVDYVGNPLLDEIAQFTPDTGFREKYRLNKEVIALLPGSRKQEIERLLPDMLSVTEHFPDHQFVVAAAPSFNEAYYRQFIKTDNVTLVFAQTYNLLTVAKAAIVASGTATLETALFHVPQVVVYRGGAISVAIAKALVNIRFISLVNLIMDRKVVTELIQGDCNTVNIIERLKGIVSGDERNRMMADYKELSAKMGTAGASQRTAQLILAYLKGQSL is encoded by the coding sequence ATGAAGTACTATTTAGTTGCCGGAGAGGCATCGGGCGACCTGCACGGGGCCAATTTGATGAAAGCCCTTAAAGCTGGCGATGCGGCGGCTGAATTCAGGTATTATGGTGGTAATAAAATGAAAGCCGAAGGCGGAGTGTTGGATAAACATTATGCTGAAATGGCCTTTATGGGCTTTACGGAGGTGTTGCTAAACATACGCACCATATTTAAAAACCTGAAAGCTTGTAAAGCAGCCATATGGGCTTATCAGCCTGATGTATTGATATTGATTGATTTTCCAGGATTTAACCTCAAAATTGCAGATTTTGCCAAAGAAAATGGCATCAAGGTATGTTATTACATCTCGCCAAAGGTATGGGCATGGAACCAGAAAAGGGTGCTGAAAATAAAGCGTATTGTAGACAAAATGTTTTGCATTCTCCCTTTTGAAGTAGCCTTTTATAAAGGCTGGGGTATGGAGGTAGATTATGTTGGGAACCCATTACTGGACGAAATTGCACAGTTTACTCCGGATACTGGTTTCCGCGAAAAATACCGGCTGAATAAGGAGGTGATTGCCTTGCTGCCGGGAAGCCGCAAACAGGAAATAGAACGTTTGCTGCCTGATATGCTTAGCGTAACCGAACATTTTCCCGATCATCAGTTTGTAGTGGCGGCGGCACCAAGTTTTAATGAGGCATATTATAGGCAGTTTATCAAAACGGATAATGTAACCCTTGTTTTTGCACAAACCTACAACCTGCTTACGGTGGCCAAAGCAGCCATTGTGGCTTCGGGCACGGCTACGCTTGAAACCGCTTTGTTTCATGTACCGCAGGTAGTAGTTTACCGTGGCGGTGCAATTTCGGTAGCCATTGCCAAAGCGTTGGTCAACATTAGGTTCATCTCGCTGGTGAATTTAATTATGGATCGGAAGGTGGTTACCGAACTGATTCAGGGAGATTGCAATACTGTAAATATTATCGAAAGGCTAAAAGGTATTGTATCCGGTGATGAACGGAACCGGATGATGGCCGACTACAAAGAACTTTCGGCCAAAATGGGTACCGCAGGTGCGTCACAGCGTACAGCCCAGTTGATACTGGCTTATTTGAAGGGCCAGAGTTTATAA
- a CDS encoding acyl-CoA thioesterase → MIPAYANFGGKIHGGILLSLMDKVAYVCAAKHAGNYCVTASIDTVNFLAPVEVGELVSLMASINYVGNTSVVVGIRVISENVKTNQVKHTNTCYFTMVAKDDQNIPVQVPGLVLENREQVRRFIEAKERKDIRRHYRKELEAVNIPEKDEQCRNLLAGERCKMI, encoded by the coding sequence ATGATACCCGCCTATGCCAATTTTGGCGGCAAGATACACGGCGGCATCCTCCTTTCGCTGATGGATAAGGTAGCCTATGTATGTGCCGCAAAACATGCCGGCAACTATTGCGTTACCGCTTCTATTGATACTGTAAATTTTTTGGCACCCGTTGAAGTGGGCGAACTGGTTTCGTTGATGGCTTCCATCAATTACGTGGGCAACACCTCGGTAGTAGTTGGCATCAGGGTGATTTCCGAAAATGTAAAAACCAATCAGGTAAAACACACCAACACCTGCTATTTTACCATGGTGGCCAAAGATGATCAAAATATACCCGTACAGGTTCCGGGTCTGGTCCTGGAAAACAGGGAGCAGGTACGGCGCTTTATTGAGGCCAAAGAACGCAAAGATATCCGCCGCCATTACCGCAAGGAACTGGAAGCCGTAAACATTCCCGAAAAAGATGAACAATGCAGAAACCTGCTAGCGGGCGAACGTTGCAAGATGATATAG
- a CDS encoding TonB-dependent receptor, giving the protein MNIKYFIMFFAALLLQVLNIRAQSKDSITLNNRIITETIKGTVLDKGTRLPLQGVTIRLSSNPSVKTSSTDEKGGFRLTGVPLGRQVLQASITGYAPVIFSELLVTSGKENVLNIEMEPQSNNLSEVVVNANTGKKPLNQMAMTSGRSFSPEETNRYAGAFFDPARMAQSFPGVVAGGDDNEIIVRGNSPKSLQWRLEGIEIVNPNHFGSEGASGGGISMINTTVLSTSDFYTGGLAAEYGNAISGVFDLKFRKGNTDKREYAFTIGVLGAGATLEGPFKKGGAASYLISYRYSSLSLLEKAGVKVSDAGTPKYQDLSFNFVFPTKKAGTFSLFGIGGLGKIDKVADRDYTKWEERFDGFDMRLGFNAGSAGLKHLYIASNKLYFNNIISVSRSRSSNTTDTLTKSYQPSLDHKDEYTNTAIRYAGSLNYKLNGANTIRAGVNASLLKYDLYALSFDTRLQGLKELINQEGSTSSYDAFVQHKAELTDNLTLNTGIHTNYFALSKSWNFEPRLGLNLQLGGGQQLSFGTGLYSRLEPLSYYFAKSASAEAGLSSKALKPTKSAQAVMGYEKLFGGNFKFKTEVYYQHLYDVPVSADPTVNFSLLNVSDNSAIGSASYRQLINKGTGKNYGVEFSLEKSLSKGYYFIVTSSLFDSKFKALNGKEFNTTFNTRYVGNLLAGKEWVTGKKRNNIFGLNAKLIYAGGRKYSPVLVEESFRLDEEVIDQDKINTLTADPYIRMDFSSSYRINGKKVSHLIIMDIQNALNRENTVGMRYNSSKRVIEPQKWSGIIPTINYRIEF; this is encoded by the coding sequence ATGAATATAAAATATTTCATCATGTTCTTCGCGGCCCTTTTGCTACAGGTTTTAAATATCAGGGCCCAGAGTAAAGATTCCATAACTTTAAATAACAGGATCATTACCGAAACCATTAAAGGTACGGTATTGGATAAGGGAACAAGGTTGCCACTACAAGGCGTGACCATCCGCCTTTCGTCAAATCCATCGGTAAAGACATCCAGCACAGATGAGAAGGGCGGATTTCGTTTAACGGGGGTACCCCTTGGTCGCCAGGTATTGCAGGCCAGTATTACAGGCTATGCACCAGTAATTTTTTCAGAACTGCTGGTTACCAGTGGTAAAGAAAATGTGTTGAACATAGAAATGGAACCGCAGAGCAATAACCTGAGTGAAGTGGTGGTGAATGCCAATACAGGCAAAAAACCTTTGAACCAAATGGCCATGACCAGCGGACGTTCCTTCTCGCCCGAAGAAACCAACCGTTATGCGGGTGCTTTTTTTGATCCGGCCAGAATGGCCCAGAGTTTTCCGGGAGTGGTTGCCGGAGGTGATGATAACGAAATTATTGTACGTGGTAACTCACCAAAAAGTTTGCAATGGCGATTGGAAGGCATTGAAATTGTCAATCCCAATCACTTTGGCAGTGAGGGGGCATCAGGTGGGGGTATCAGCATGATCAATACTACTGTGTTAAGCACCTCTGACTTTTATACAGGTGGCCTGGCTGCCGAGTATGGCAATGCCATATCGGGTGTTTTTGATTTAAAGTTCAGAAAGGGAAATACGGATAAACGTGAGTATGCCTTTACTATTGGTGTGCTGGGTGCAGGAGCAACACTGGAAGGCCCATTTAAAAAAGGAGGAGCTGCTTCCTACTTGATCAGCTATCGGTATTCTTCGCTCAGCTTGCTGGAAAAGGCAGGCGTAAAAGTATCTGATGCGGGTACGCCGAAGTATCAGGACTTGTCCTTCAACTTTGTTTTCCCTACTAAAAAAGCAGGTACCTTTTCTTTATTCGGAATAGGCGGATTGGGTAAAATTGATAAGGTGGCCGATAGGGATTATACCAAATGGGAAGAACGTTTTGATGGCTTTGATATGCGCCTTGGTTTTAATGCCGGAAGTGCAGGGCTGAAGCATTTGTACATTGCCAGCAATAAACTTTATTTTAACAACATCATTTCGGTATCGCGTAGTCGCAGCTCCAATACCACTGATACGCTGACTAAAAGCTATCAGCCTAGTTTGGACCATAAAGATGAATATACCAATACAGCCATCCGCTATGCCGGGAGCTTGAATTACAAACTCAATGGCGCCAATACCATCAGGGCAGGTGTAAATGCGAGTTTGCTAAAATATGATCTTTATGCATTGAGTTTTGATACCCGGTTGCAGGGCTTAAAAGAATTGATCAATCAGGAGGGAAGTACCAGTAGCTATGATGCCTTTGTGCAACATAAAGCAGAGCTGACCGATAACCTGACCCTGAATACCGGTATACATACCAATTATTTTGCCTTAAGCAAAAGTTGGAATTTTGAACCTCGGTTGGGACTGAACTTGCAACTTGGCGGGGGACAACAGCTGTCTTTTGGTACAGGACTGTACAGTCGTTTGGAACCACTTTCCTATTACTTTGCCAAAAGCGCCTCGGCTGAAGCAGGATTGTCGTCTAAAGCTTTGAAGCCTACAAAATCTGCACAAGCGGTGATGGGCTATGAAAAATTGTTTGGCGGGAATTTTAAATTTAAAACGGAAGTATACTACCAGCATTTGTATGATGTGCCGGTATCAGCCGATCCGACGGTGAATTTTTCTTTGCTCAATGTGTCCGACAATTCGGCAATAGGTTCGGCATCGTACCGACAGCTCATTAACAAAGGAACCGGAAAAAATTATGGGGTTGAGTTCTCCCTGGAGAAATCATTGAGCAAGGGCTATTACTTTATAGTCACCTCATCTTTGTTCGACTCTAAATTTAAAGCACTGAACGGAAAAGAATTTAATACAACTTTTAATACCCGTTATGTGGGCAACCTGTTGGCCGGAAAGGAATGGGTAACCGGAAAGAAAAGGAACAATATATTTGGTTTAAATGCCAAGCTGATTTATGCCGGAGGCAGGAAATATAGCCCGGTTTTAGTGGAAGAGTCTTTCAGATTGGATGAGGAAGTGATTGACCAGGATAAGATCAATACGTTGACGGCTGATCCTTATATCAGGATGGATTTTTCTTCCAGCTACCGCATCAATGGAAAAAAGGTAAGTCACCTGATCATTATGGATATTCAGAATGCATTGAACCGGGAAAATACAGTTGGAATGCGTTATAATTCGAGCAAAAGGGTTATAGAGCCACAGAAATGGAGCGGCATTATTCCGACAATTAATTATAGAATAGAG